A genomic window from Carassius auratus strain Wakin unplaced genomic scaffold, ASM336829v1 scaf_tig00214211, whole genome shotgun sequence includes:
- the LOC113091548 gene encoding uncharacterized protein LOC113091548 codes for MATRAAYFSPSEAQILMEAYEEVKDIIKKKGNTATVIKQREKAWQSIADRLNALNMNGPKRTWQQVKIKYKNILQNAVKKNTHRQGTGGGSPKADLTPAEDMALELNKGRPVLEGIPGGKETSIGSSQDATRFIQVSGSTVFLLEPPAQAPDDADPGESPSAAATAHDGDDDEEETISLDSRRHEDPDAIQWENQPGNISSQAIRKLYGNHLRRQIELADIDIQYKKKKIENLALESEIKKRTIRKLDLEIKKLEREVRYAFNVHCMLTVTQMY; via the exons ATGGCAACTAGAGCCGCGTACTTTTCCCCGTCGGAAGCACAAATCCTCATGGAGGCATACGAGGAGGTAAAAGATATAATTAAGAAGAAAGGCAACACCGCCACAGTGATAAAGCAAAGAGAAAAAGCGTGGCAAAGTATTGCAGACCGCCTGAATGC ATTAAACATGAACGGGCCAAAACGGACATGGCAGCAGGTCAAAATCAAATACAAGAACATTCTGCAGAATG CAGTGAAAAAGAATACCCACAGACAAGGCACGGGTGGTGGGTCACCAAAGGCTGACCTTACCCCAGCAGAGGACATGGCCTTGGAGCTAAATAAAGGCAGGCCCGTCTTAGAGGGGATCCCTGGGGGGAAAGAGACGAGCATAGGTTCCTCCCAAGATGCCACCCGCTTCATTCAAG TGTCTGGCAGCACTGTGTTCCTGTTAGAGCCACCAGCACAAGCACCAGACGATGCTGATCCA GGTGAAAGTCCCAGTGCAGCAGCAACAGCACATGATggagatgatgatgaggaggagaccATCTCTCTGGATTCCAGAAGGCATGAG GACCCAGATGCTATACAGTGGGAAAACCAGCCTGGCAACATA AGCTCACAAGCTATCAGAAAGTTGTATGGCAACCACCTCCGGCGCCAAATAGAACTGGCAGACATAGACATTCAGtacaagaagaaaaagatagaaaATCTTGCACTGGAGTCCGAAATAAAAAAGAGGACAATTAGGAAACTGGaccttgaaataaaaaaacttgagagGGAGGTGAGATATGCCTTCAATGTACACTGTATGCTAACTGTAACACAAatgtattaa